The Thermasporomyces composti region CGGTCGCCTCACCGCTCGGCACGAAGGTGGGCGCCCCGGGCGCTCACGGGTCGGGGCTGTTGAGGAAGGCGCCGATGCGCTCCCGGACGGCCGCGCGATGGTCCCAGAGGAGGCCGCCACCCGCGTACACGTCGAGCTCGCCCTCAGGCAGGGCGGCCGCCACCTCCTCCGCCACGCCGACTGGATGCGCGTCGTCGCTCTCGTGCGCGAGGACAAGAGTGGGTGCGGAACAGGCCGCGAGAACCCGACGGTCGGCGAGTGGGCTTTGGCCGGCGAACGCCCGGAACGCCTGGGCCACCGACAACGCCCGGGCCATGGACGCGCCCAGGAGCTGCCGCGCGCGACGCTCGGCCCACGCGACGACCTCGGGCCGCGTGCGCACGGTCGACGGCTGCATCGCGAGGACTGCGTCCGTCAGGCCGGCGAGGTCGCCCGCCTCCGCCGCGTCGGCGGCCGCGACGAGCCGCCGACGTACCAGCGCCGGCTGAGGCCGGTCGAGTGCGGCGGGCAGGACGAGGACGAGGCGTTCGAAACGCGTCGGAAGCTCCGCGACGACACGGAGGATCGCGCCCGCGCCCAAGGAGACACCCACCGCCCGGCTCGCGCCGGTGGCGTCGGCCACCTCAGCGAGATCGACGGCGAGGTCGTCGTAGGACCAGTGCGGTGGCGGTGGTGGCGAATCGCCGTATCCCCGGAAGTGGAAGAACACGCGGGTGCCCCGCACGCCGCCCCCGAAGGGCCGGGTCTCGGCCACCGAACCCACGAGCCCGTGCGCGAACACGGTCACCGGCGCGCCGGAGCCGGTGACCCACACCTCCAGCCCGGACAGGGTGGTACGACGGTGCGGCGGTGTCACGCCAACGTCGCGCTGCCCCGCGTCACGCCCTCGTCCCGCCTACCGTCACCACGGACCGTAGGGGCCATCGCCCTTCCCTGGACGGCCGATCTCCCGCACCGCCGGACGCACGCCAGCGAGGTACACGGCGGCGGCGATCGTGCCGGCGAGGTTGAGCAGGCCCAGCACGGACGGGTTGAGCAGGTGCACGAGGAGCGCCAAACCGGTCAGGAGCAGCCACAGGACCTTGGTCTGCTTGTCCGCCGCGGGGAAAGCCTCCTTCGGCCGGAGCGCGGCGTCACCGAACGCGAACGCCTTCAGCACCAGGAGCAGCAGCCACAGGACCTGGTTGATGAGATGGGGCAGCAGCATGAGCTCGGGCACACCCCGAGGGTAGCCGCTGCGCGTACCCAGGCCCCGCGATCGCGGACAGGGCCGGCCGGAGTGCCCTTCCCCGGAGCGCCCTTCCACGTGACGGCGACGAACCCGCGTCAGGCTGACCTCCGGTGCCGATCAGCACGACCCGGACGTCCGGTATGAGCCGACCGATGGGCTAAGGAGGGGCACTCCGACCCGGACTCAGCTCACGCCGGTGCCGGCGTCCATGAGGCTGGTCACCGTCGTGTTGTTGACGCCGGTGGTCGCCATACTGCCGCTGGACTTCCGGCTCGCGCTCGACGAGGAGCGGCTACGCCCACTCGCGGCGCGCTTCCGGGTCGTGCTGGCGTTGGTCCTGCCGCGCGCCGTGGTGGTCTTGCCGCGCGTGGTCGTCGACTTGCGGCTCCGCGACGTCGCGGTCTTCCGCCCCCGCGTGCTCGCCGGCCGCCGACCGTTGGCCGCCGCGCCGTCCTGGCGCAGCCGAATGACGACGTTCTTGCCGCGCCGGGCAAGGGTGTCGTAGGTGTCGCCGGCCTGGATCCAGATCGTGTAGAAGGCGGACTGGGCCTTCTCAGCCATGTCCCTCGCCTGCGTCCGAAGGTCGAGAGAGGCCGTGCGGATCGTCCGGGCGATCGCGTCAGCACGCGCCTCGATGGTCTGCTGGACCCGGTCGGAGACGGCGACGGGATCGGCCGACTCCAGCGACCCGATCGTGTCCGACGCCATCCTGGACAGCTCACGCAGCTTCTCGACGGCGAGATCACCAGCACCGGCGAGAACGTAGAGCGGATTGGGCTCGGTGAAAGACTTTCGGGAATTACGGGGCATGGCTTAGTCCTCCTGTCGGGCGTGTGCTACCGCCCGTCTCCGGGTCGTGCTCTCGCGATTCGCCTCACTGGTCTCTTCCTCACCGGCCTCGCGGCGAAACGATGAATAGATGTCGAGCAGGACGCGTTTTTGGCGTGGCGAGAGATAGGGATCGCGTCGGATGGCGGTCTCGACCGAGGCGTCCTCGCGTCTTTCCGCCTCGGCCGGGTCCAGGAGACCGGCCCTGACGTACAGAGCCTCCGCGGAGACCCGTAACGCCTTGGCGAGCTGTTGCAGGACCTCCGCCGAGGGCTTGCGAAGTCCACGTTCGATCTGGCTGAGGTACGGATTCGAGACCCCGGCGAGCTCGGCGAGCTGTCGCAGGGACAGTTCTGCGTTGCGACGCTGCTCCCGCAGGTACTCGCCGAGGCTGCTGATCGACCGGACCTTCACATCGGCCAGTGTGCTTGCAAAAGTTAGCGGATGCAAGCTCGTTGCAAGAATGTCGCACGATGGGATGTCGGTGAGTCACTCACCTGAGGAGAACCAAGAAGCGACCTCGCGCTCACAGCCCTTTACCCACAAGCGATGTGGCTTAGCCGGGGCGATGACGAGAGCTCGCCCGATGTGGCGGAACTCACACGCGAGGTCGTCTTCATCGCGACGTCAGTCCCGCGTCGCGACGCCGTCGCCGGCGGCGGGGAGGTCGTCGAGGATGGTCGCCCGGATCGTCCCCACGACCCGGCCGCCGCCTCGCACCGGGGTCGTCACCTGCTCGTCGATGGCCGGACTCGACACACCCAGCCGACGCAACGCCGCCGCCATCACCACCGGACGGACCCGCTGGCCGCCATCCTCGATCTTCACCGCGACGGCGCGACCGTCAGCGAGGGCCACAGCGTAGGTGGCTTCGGCTCCACTCTTGCCGAACAGACCGGGCACCGAACGGATGAGCGCCGCCTCGTCCCGCCTCGTCCCACTCGTCCAGGTCGGGTGAGCGCGGATCGCCGCCACCACCCTCGCCTCCGGAGATCCCGCGGGGGCGAGCGCCAGCGCGCGGAACGCCCGCGCCAGACCGGTGAGGCTGAGCGCGAACAGCGGAGCCCCACAGCCGTCGACA contains the following coding sequences:
- a CDS encoding helix-turn-helix domain-containing protein; translated protein: MKVRSISSLGEYLREQRRNAELSLRQLAELAGVSNPYLSQIERGLRKPSAEVLQQLAKALRVSAEALYVRAGLLDPAEAERREDASVETAIRRDPYLSPRQKRVLLDIYSSFRREAGEEETSEANRESTTRRRAVAHARQED
- a CDS encoding DUF2516 family protein, with product MPELMLLPHLINQVLWLLLLVLKAFAFGDAALRPKEAFPAADKQTKVLWLLLTGLALLVHLLNPSVLGLLNLAGTIAAAVYLAGVRPAVREIGRPGKGDGPYGPW
- a CDS encoding alpha/beta fold hydrolase, encoding MTPPHRRTTLSGLEVWVTGSGAPVTVFAHGLVGSVAETRPFGGGVRGTRVFFHFRGYGDSPPPPPHWSYDDLAVDLAEVADATGASRAVGVSLGAGAILRVVAELPTRFERLVLVLPAALDRPQPALVRRRLVAAADAAEAGDLAGLTDAVLAMQPSTVRTRPEVVAWAERRARQLLGASMARALSVAQAFRAFAGQSPLADRRVLAACSAPTLVLAHESDDAHPVGVAEEVAAALPEGELDVYAGGGLLWDHRAAVRERIGAFLNSPDP